A genomic region of Halogeometricum rufum contains the following coding sequences:
- a CDS encoding AI-2E family transporter: MSAGLASAIERRRIGWWLVAAALACVVGLFLFSFVGTFVLGLFVYYGARPVNRRIQRRVDSRGVAATVTLLFIVLPTLTLLGYASFVALRELTATLDSQTVTLLLNRLPGDQQSLAGVFRDFPQFVQQLGQASQFQQVLQTLAGVLGAATTGLLHLTLALALAFFLYRDGHRLQGWYRETVGGRDTAAYSYLAGVDTDLEVVYFGNVLTVLAVTLGSMVVYNGYNLLAPPPVTLPFPTLLAVLTGMATFVPLVVGKLVYVPATAYLAWRAVQADGSLLVYPAGFLVVVFLLLDVLPQSVVRPYISGQTMHEGAVLFAYILGTALFGWYGLFLGPLLLVVVVQFANVVLEDLVWGRPFSPEPTDATGLGTDPTERKADTVDGAPDGGATPSDDAAGERTGEESEN; the protein is encoded by the coding sequence ATGAGCGCCGGATTAGCGTCCGCTATCGAACGGCGACGAATCGGGTGGTGGCTCGTCGCGGCGGCGTTGGCCTGCGTCGTCGGCCTGTTCCTGTTCTCGTTCGTCGGGACGTTCGTCTTGGGACTGTTCGTCTACTACGGGGCGCGGCCGGTGAACCGTCGCATCCAGCGACGCGTCGACTCCCGGGGCGTGGCGGCGACGGTCACGCTCCTGTTCATCGTCCTACCGACGCTGACGTTGCTAGGGTACGCCAGCTTCGTCGCGCTCAGAGAACTCACCGCGACGCTCGATTCGCAGACGGTGACCCTGCTGTTGAATCGGCTGCCCGGGGACCAGCAGTCGCTCGCCGGCGTCTTTCGGGACTTCCCGCAGTTCGTCCAGCAACTCGGGCAGGCGTCGCAGTTCCAGCAGGTGCTGCAGACCCTCGCGGGCGTACTCGGCGCGGCGACGACCGGACTGCTCCACCTGACGCTGGCACTCGCGCTGGCGTTCTTCCTCTACCGCGACGGTCACCGGCTGCAGGGATGGTACCGAGAGACCGTCGGCGGCCGCGACACCGCCGCCTACTCCTACCTCGCCGGCGTCGACACCGACCTGGAAGTCGTCTACTTCGGCAACGTCCTCACCGTCCTCGCGGTGACGCTCGGTTCGATGGTCGTCTACAACGGCTACAATCTCCTCGCACCGCCGCCGGTCACCCTTCCGTTCCCGACGCTGTTGGCCGTCCTCACGGGGATGGCGACGTTCGTCCCCCTCGTCGTCGGAAAGCTTGTGTACGTGCCCGCGACGGCATACCTCGCCTGGCGCGCGGTGCAGGCCGACGGGAGCCTCCTCGTCTACCCCGCCGGGTTCCTCGTCGTCGTCTTCCTCCTGCTCGACGTCCTCCCGCAGTCGGTCGTGCGACCGTACATCTCGGGGCAGACGATGCACGAGGGGGCGGTGCTGTTCGCCTACATCCTCGGCACGGCGCTGTTCGGCTGGTACGGACTGTTCCTCGGGCCGTTACTCCTCGTCGTCGTCGTCCAGTTCGCCAACGTCGTGCTGGAGGACCTCGTCTGGGGCCGACCGTTCTCGCCGGAACCGACGGACGCCACGGGCCTCGGCACGGACCCGACCGAGCGGAAAGCCGACACCGTCGACGGCGCGCCGGACGGCGGAGCGACGCCGAGCGACGACGCCGCGGGCGAACGAACGGGCGAGGAGAGCGAGAACTGA
- a CDS encoding coiled-coil domain-containing protein: MSRESDVGGPVYVSNGDVQVEKSFVADEFPVPAIKFRITSDSEESAHVRIVDQIPDDFPMEGVGFHPDFESDNWAAYKDHRVEYERTLEPNESVETVYGVRLDKVSEADSFLTEPVLERPPVPKEDDEHDDDGVEDILGEDRSQLVRDALQGNGNLGDPEADAAAAEDAAGAVLEAEADTGSDPLADPLDEAQADADDVPVEAVDETGPEEVQAAVEDGASAADIEAAFDGADDEGAGPRDLSAETTPAITRSGETEAEAADAAVEADAAAVAETVPDAADVADGADAAEADEGEPADADEGVAADAESVDPDETGADADDYVDIGDSVADADDADASAAAAASGSVAAALAAELRAGDVPEEDVEVLRTELDFGLPRSADVRIRRLQAKMDDLQAYSDALAEFIDEEGTGQELVDGLRREVEALDEELDTFGDDLAAVEAGLDDAESDRADIRDDVSTLEGDLAALDERVEDTAQQLSDVDDRASEAVAGVEELNSTLDDRVEAVNEDIEELSEDLSQTASAAAGLDEELGEVREDIADLDGEIVSTRESLADDVAAVRSDLDELDEVNARIESLEDDIEVLMQFRDRLNDAFGPGE, translated from the coding sequence ATGAGTCGTGAGTCCGACGTTGGGGGGCCGGTGTACGTCTCGAACGGAGACGTTCAGGTGGAGAAGTCGTTCGTCGCCGACGAGTTCCCGGTACCCGCAATCAAGTTCCGCATCACATCCGACAGCGAGGAGTCCGCGCACGTCCGCATCGTCGACCAGATTCCGGACGACTTCCCGATGGAGGGAGTCGGGTTCCACCCTGACTTCGAGAGCGACAACTGGGCGGCGTACAAAGACCACCGCGTCGAGTACGAACGCACGCTCGAACCGAACGAGTCCGTCGAGACGGTGTACGGCGTCCGCCTCGACAAGGTGAGCGAGGCCGACTCGTTCCTCACCGAACCGGTCCTCGAACGCCCGCCGGTGCCGAAAGAGGACGACGAGCACGACGACGACGGCGTCGAAGACATCCTCGGGGAGGACCGCAGTCAACTCGTCCGCGACGCCCTGCAGGGGAACGGTAACCTCGGCGACCCCGAGGCCGACGCGGCCGCGGCCGAAGACGCCGCCGGCGCGGTTCTGGAGGCGGAGGCGGACACGGGGAGCGACCCCCTCGCGGACCCACTCGACGAGGCGCAGGCCGACGCCGACGACGTGCCGGTCGAAGCCGTCGACGAGACGGGTCCGGAGGAGGTGCAGGCCGCCGTCGAGGACGGCGCATCCGCGGCCGACATCGAGGCGGCCTTCGACGGGGCTGACGACGAGGGCGCAGGCCCGCGTGACCTGTCGGCGGAGACGACGCCCGCGATAACGCGGTCCGGTGAGACGGAGGCGGAGGCGGCCGACGCGGCGGTCGAGGCCGACGCGGCGGCCGTCGCCGAGACGGTTCCGGACGCCGCCGACGTGGCCGACGGCGCGGACGCGGCCGAGGCGGACGAGGGCGAACCCGCCGACGCGGACGAGGGTGTCGCTGCCGACGCGGAGTCGGTCGACCCCGACGAGACGGGTGCCGACGCCGACGACTACGTGGACATCGGCGACTCCGTCGCGGACGCCGACGACGCCGACGCGTCGGCGGCCGCCGCGGCCTCCGGGTCAGTCGCTGCCGCACTCGCCGCCGAACTCCGCGCGGGCGACGTGCCCGAGGAGGACGTGGAAGTCCTCCGCACGGAACTCGACTTCGGCCTGCCGCGGAGCGCCGACGTGCGCATCCGGCGTCTGCAGGCGAAGATGGACGACCTGCAGGCGTACAGCGACGCCCTCGCGGAGTTCATCGACGAGGAGGGGACCGGACAGGAACTAGTGGACGGCCTCCGACGCGAGGTGGAAGCGCTGGACGAGGAACTCGACACCTTCGGCGACGACCTCGCCGCGGTGGAGGCCGGACTCGACGACGCCGAGAGCGACCGCGCGGACATCCGCGACGACGTCTCGACGCTCGAAGGCGACCTCGCGGCCCTCGACGAACGCGTCGAGGACACCGCACAGCAACTGTCCGACGTGGACGACCGGGCTTCGGAGGCCGTCGCGGGCGTCGAGGAACTGAACTCCACGCTCGACGACCGGGTCGAGGCCGTCAACGAGGACATCGAGGAACTGTCCGAGGACCTGAGTCAGACCGCCTCGGCGGCCGCCGGCCTCGACGAGGAACTCGGCGAGGTGCGCGAGGACATCGCCGACCTCGACGGCGAAATCGTCTCGACCCGCGAGTCGCTGGCGGACGACGTGGCCGCGGTCCGTTCGGACCTCGACGAACTCGACGAGGTGAACGCGCGAATCGAGAGCCTCGAAGACGACATCGAGGTGCTGATGCAGTTCCGCGACCGCCTGAACGACGCGTTCGGCCCCGGCGAGTGA
- a CDS encoding TIGR00725 family protein, with amino-acid sequence MRISIIGGGTVTDDARETAAQTGRVVARRGHTVVCGGLGGVMEAACRGAKAAGGDTIGILPTDRRADANDYVDTPIATGLGHGRNALVVMNGDAAVAIDGAGGTLSEIGFSLVFDRPVAGLGTHEVRGVEACETPAEAVEYVESAVDG; translated from the coding sequence ATGCGAATCAGTATCATCGGCGGCGGCACCGTCACGGACGATGCCCGGGAGACGGCGGCCCAGACGGGTCGCGTCGTGGCCCGGCGAGGACACACCGTCGTCTGCGGCGGCCTCGGCGGCGTCATGGAGGCGGCTTGTCGCGGCGCGAAGGCGGCCGGCGGCGACACCATCGGCATCCTCCCGACGGACCGCCGCGCCGACGCCAACGACTACGTCGACACCCCCATCGCGACGGGCCTCGGCCACGGCCGAAACGCGCTGGTCGTCATGAACGGCGACGCCGCGGTGGCCATCGACGGCGCCGGCGGCACCCTCTCGGAAATCGGGTTCTCGCTCGTCTTCGACCGACCCGTCGCGGGATTGGGGACCCACGAGGTGCGCGGCGTCGAGGCGTGCGAGACGCCCGCTGAAGCCGTCGAGTACGTCGAGAGCGCGGTCGACGGCTGA
- a CDS encoding class I SAM-dependent methyltransferase: MSAYPPTRPLAHVYDSAYQSVPNWDIGRPQRPFVYLVEAGLVRSPVLDVGCGTGELSMFLARQGYEVLGIDIAPSAVSRAREKARWRRIDAAFLVWDALNLGRLAERGFSFATVLDSAMFHVLRDDERDRLVDGLGTIVERGGLYCVLGDARGDDRTEYGITPEEIRRRFEQAGGWSVEFSYRTAFERRYSTNDAYFVGVRRR, encoded by the coding sequence ATGAGCGCGTACCCACCGACGCGACCCCTCGCTCACGTCTACGACTCGGCCTACCAGAGCGTCCCGAACTGGGACATCGGACGGCCGCAGCGACCGTTCGTCTACCTCGTCGAGGCCGGACTCGTGAGGTCACCCGTCCTCGACGTAGGTTGCGGGACCGGCGAGCTCTCGATGTTCCTGGCGCGACAGGGATACGAGGTGCTCGGTATCGACATCGCGCCGTCTGCCGTCTCCCGGGCACGCGAGAAGGCGCGGTGGCGGCGCATCGACGCCGCGTTCCTCGTCTGGGACGCGTTGAACCTCGGCCGACTCGCCGAGCGAGGGTTCTCGTTCGCGACGGTGCTCGACTCGGCCATGTTCCACGTCCTCCGCGACGACGAACGCGACAGACTCGTCGACGGCCTCGGGACGATAGTCGAGAGGGGAGGTCTCTACTGCGTCCTCGGCGACGCGCGCGGCGACGACCGGACCGAGTACGGCATCACGCCCGAGGAGATTCGCCGCCGGTTCGAACAGGCGGGCGGGTGGTCGGTCGAGTTCAGTTACCGGACCGCGTTCGAACGGCGGTACAGCACCAACGACGCCTACTTCGTCGGGGTTCGCCGGCGGTGA
- a CDS encoding MBL fold metallo-hydrolase encodes MSVSDWSDWLPRAVEDASPDTVSIWYLGCNGFFLKGSDGTTLAIDPYVGHGDPPRTVRMIPVPFDPADVTEMDAVLATHEHTDHVHGPSQAPILESTGAQFYAPDDSLDVIFEDEAWTDDYDVGEGQFTEVAEGDTFEVGEFTIHVEHAHDPDSTHPVSYVVEHESGTFFHGGDTKPSDEFETLGEAYDIDLGVLAFGAVGNIDDKETGEPVRTKWYSTENEAVKTASDLQFDRFLPSHWDMWKGMTADPTVLHHHAKSYEYPKHLEVVEIGDRVEL; translated from the coding sequence ATGAGTGTGAGCGACTGGAGCGATTGGCTCCCGCGCGCGGTCGAAGACGCGTCGCCGGACACGGTGTCCATCTGGTACCTCGGCTGTAACGGCTTCTTCCTGAAGGGTAGCGACGGGACGACGCTCGCCATCGACCCGTACGTCGGCCACGGCGACCCGCCGCGCACCGTCCGGATGATACCGGTGCCGTTCGACCCCGCCGACGTGACCGAGATGGACGCCGTCCTCGCGACGCACGAGCACACGGACCACGTCCACGGGCCGAGTCAGGCGCCCATCCTCGAATCGACGGGCGCGCAGTTCTACGCCCCCGACGACTCCCTCGACGTGATCTTCGAGGACGAGGCGTGGACGGACGACTACGACGTCGGGGAGGGGCAGTTCACCGAAGTCGCGGAGGGCGACACGTTCGAGGTGGGCGAGTTCACGATTCACGTCGAACACGCGCACGACCCCGACTCGACGCACCCGGTGTCCTACGTCGTCGAACACGAGTCGGGCACGTTCTTCCACGGCGGCGACACCAAACCGTCCGACGAGTTCGAGACGCTGGGGGAGGCGTACGACATCGACTTGGGCGTCCTCGCGTTCGGCGCCGTCGGCAACATCGACGACAAGGAGACGGGCGAACCGGTCCGCACGAAGTGGTACTCGACGGAGAACGAGGCCGTGAAGACGGCTTCAGACCTCCAGTTCGACCGCTTCCTCCCGAGTCACTGGGACATGTGGAAGGGCATGACCGCCGACCCGACGGTGCTCCACCACCACGCGAAGAGTTACGAGTATCCGAAGCACCTCGAAGTGGTCGAGATAGGCGACCGGGTCGAACTGTAG